One Tachypleus tridentatus isolate NWPU-2018 chromosome 3, ASM421037v1, whole genome shotgun sequence DNA window includes the following coding sequences:
- the LOC143246163 gene encoding abnormal spindle-like microcephaly-associated protein homolog has translation MVLRHLSAVRVQRFYRRILNLRLAKKQLDAVVVIQRWMRGRLQRLWFLRLRQNVILFQRAARIYLLTQEKAATVIQTKVRSWLVYRRLVKEQNAATVIQAAWRGHVQRCKLKSRQLKTIRERLKTVNANATEDKKLCNRTTSALDFLLRCRNLSYILSALMHLDVVTRLSASCCEKIAEGSAVEILFQLIRSCNRSLPHMELIKYSTNILLNLAKYDKTVDSVWTVTGSLDTLLDLLRIYREKGETIFSKVCTLLWIFFQDPGKASVMKSNKNVMEKIKSLHYLTCRRHKMEEERKLTKARLSTTLSSSFLSSSVCSKSVISSMSVCIPHVTKTQPQIQPDWILGHKHMREFIDPVDAIVAVMNMSKNSKH, from the exons AGGTGGATGAGAGGACGCTTGCAGAGACTGTGGTTTTTACGTCTGCGACAGAACGTAATACTGTTCCAGAGAGCTGCTCGAATTTATCTTCTTACACAAGAAAAGGCAGCAACTGTGATACAGACAAAAGTGCGTTCATGGTTGGTTTATAGGAGGTTGGTAAAGGAACAAAATGCAGCTACAGTCATACAG GCTGCTTGGCGAGGGCACGTGCAGCGTTGCAAACTCAAGAGTCGTCAACTGAAAACAATAAGAGAAAGATTGAAAACCGTTAATGCGAACGCTACTGAAGATAAGAAATTATGTAATCGAACAACTTCGGCTCTAGATTTCTTATTACGTTGCCGAAATCTATCCTACATCTTGTCTGCACTGATGCATTTAG ATGTTGTTACCCGGCTCTCGGCGTCATGTTGTGAGAAGATAGCAGAAGGCAGTGCAGTAGAAATCCTTTTTCAGTTGATACGAAGCTGTAACCGAAGCTTGCCTCACATGGAATTGATTAAATATTCCACAAACATCTTGTTAAATCTTGCCAAG TATGATAAAACGGTGGATTCTGTGTGGACAGTGACTGGTTCTCTCGATACTCTGCTGGACCTCTTGCGAATCTACAGAGAGAAGGGTGAAACTATTTTTTCGAAAGTCTGTACACTGTTATGGATCTTCTTCCAGGATCCTGGGAAGGCCTCG GTGATGAAATCTAACAAGAATGTGATGGAGAAAATCAAAAGTCTCCATTATCTTACCTGTCGGCGACACAAGATGGAAGAGGAAAGGAAACTGACCAAAGCTCGGTTGTCCACCACTCTATCGTCTTCATTTCTTTCATCTTCTGTGTGTTCCAAGAGCGTGATTTCCAGCATGTCTGTCTGCATTCCCCATGTCACCAAAACCCAGCCACAAATCCAACCAGACTGGATACTTGGACACAAACACATGCGAGAATTTATTGATCCAGTTGATGCTATAGTTGCAGTGATGAATATGTCAAAGAATTCCAAGCACTAG